One genomic window of Polaromonas sp. SP1 includes the following:
- the prfB gene encoding peptide chain release factor 2 (programmed frameshift) yields the protein MEAERINLIGNQLVDLSNRVNELRGYLDYPAKERKLNEVNAALEDPKVWDNPKRAQELGKEKKSLEDVVHVIDRLSSELADNTELFEMSKAEGDDAGMQTIEAEAAKVAAEVEKMEFRRMFNNPADPLPCFLDIQAGAGGTEACDWASMLLRQYLKYAERKGFKTTVEDESPGDTAGIKGATIKIEGEYAFGLLRTETGVHRLVRKSPFDSSGGRHTSFASVFVYPEIDDSIEIEINPSDVRTDTFRASGAGGQHINKTDSAVRLTHIPTGIVVQCQDGRSQHSNRDVAWKRLRSRLYDFELRKQQEAQQKLEDTKTDVGWGHQIRSYVLDNSRIKDLRTNVEVSATQKVLDGDLDVFIEASLKQGV from the exons ATGGAAGCAGAACGCATCAACCTCATCGGCAATCAACTCGTTGACCTCAGCAACCGGGTCAATGAGCTTCGGGGGTATCTT GACTACCCTGCCAAAGAACGCAAACTGAACGAAGTCAACGCCGCGCTGGAAGACCCGAAGGTCTGGGACAACCCCAAGCGCGCGCAAGAGCTCGGCAAGGAAAAAAAATCCCTGGAAGACGTGGTCCACGTCATTGACCGCCTGAGCTCCGAGCTGGCCGACAATACCGAGCTCTTCGAAATGTCCAAGGCCGAAGGCGACGACGCCGGCATGCAGACGATTGAAGCCGAAGCCGCCAAGGTCGCCGCTGAAGTCGAGAAGATGGAATTCCGCCGGATGTTCAACAACCCGGCCGACCCGCTGCCCTGCTTCCTGGACATCCAGGCCGGCGCCGGCGGCACCGAAGCCTGCGACTGGGCCAGCATGCTGCTGCGCCAGTACCTCAAGTACGCCGAGCGCAAGGGCTTCAAGACCACCGTCGAAGACGAATCCCCGGGCGACACGGCCGGCATCAAGGGGGCGACCATCAAGATCGAGGGCGAATACGCCTTCGGCCTGCTGCGCACCGAAACCGGGGTGCACCGCCTGGTGCGCAAGTCGCCGTTTGACTCCTCCGGCGGGCGCCACACCTCGTTCGCCTCGGTGTTTGTCTACCCGGAAATCGACGACTCGATCGAGATCGAAATCAACCCGTCGGACGTGCGCACCGACACCTTCCGCGCCAGCGGCGCCGGCGGCCAGCACATCAACAAGACCGACTCGGCCGTGCGCCTGACGCACATCCCGACCGGTATCGTGGTGCAGTGCCAGGACGGCCGCAGCCAGCACAGCAACCGCGACGTGGCCTGGAAGCGCCTGCGCTCACGGCTGTATGACTTCGAGTTGCGCAAGCAGCAGGAAGCCCAGCAAAAACTGGAAGACACCAAGACCGACGTGGGCTGGGGCCACCAGATCCGCAGCTATGTGCTGGACAACAGCCGCATCAAGGACCTGCGCACCAATGTGGAAGTCTCGGCGACCCAGAAAGTGCTGGACGGCGACCTCGACGTGTTTATCGAAGCCTCCCTGAAACAGGGCGTTTGA
- a CDS encoding hybrid sensor histidine kinase/response regulator — MNDHSVHHRANVLIVDDLPENLLALDALIRQDDRLIFQASNGDDALALLLQHEFALAILDVQMPGMNGFELAELMRGTEKTRSIPIVFVTAAGKELNYAFKGYETGAVDFLYKPLDVDAVRSKVSVFVDLYRQRQEVRRQVQALEKSRQEQEALLKDLRAAQGELQNAVRMRDDFMSMVAHELRTPLNTLFLEAQLRKMQLDRGNAAIFDAAYLKNMVARDQRQIQSMVRLIDDMLDVSRIRSNRLSIRPSEVDLHALLQRVVGNLANQAASAGSTITLESGPAITGTWDEFRIEQVVINLLTNALRYGGGKPVKVRAVQSEEGVRIDVTDQGTGISSEDQKRIFEQFERAAGNDGTGGLGLGLFITQQLVEAHGGRICVQSAPGQGSTFSVTLPMSPPGQIAA, encoded by the coding sequence ATGAACGACCACAGCGTCCACCACCGCGCCAATGTCCTGATCGTTGACGACCTGCCCGAAAACCTGCTGGCCCTTGATGCCTTGATCCGGCAGGACGACCGGCTCATCTTCCAGGCATCGAACGGCGACGATGCGCTGGCTTTGCTGCTGCAGCACGAGTTCGCGCTGGCCATCCTGGACGTGCAGATGCCGGGCATGAACGGGTTCGAACTGGCCGAGCTGATGCGTGGCACCGAAAAAACCCGCAGCATCCCCATCGTCTTCGTCACGGCAGCCGGCAAGGAGCTCAATTACGCCTTCAAGGGCTACGAAACCGGCGCCGTCGACTTCCTCTACAAGCCGCTTGACGTGGATGCCGTCAGGAGCAAGGTCAGCGTTTTCGTCGACCTCTACCGGCAGCGCCAGGAAGTGCGCCGCCAGGTCCAGGCGCTGGAAAAAAGCCGCCAGGAGCAGGAGGCGCTGCTCAAGGACCTGCGGGCCGCCCAGGGCGAGCTGCAGAACGCCGTTCGCATGCGCGACGACTTCATGTCCATGGTGGCGCACGAGCTGCGCACGCCGCTCAACACGCTGTTCCTTGAGGCGCAGTTGCGCAAGATGCAGCTGGACCGCGGCAACGCCGCCATCTTCGACGCCGCCTACCTGAAAAACATGGTCGCGCGCGACCAGCGGCAGATCCAGAGCATGGTGCGCCTGATCGACGACATGCTGGACGTCTCGCGCATCCGCAGCAACCGTCTGTCGATCCGCCCCAGCGAGGTGGACCTTCACGCCCTGCTCCAGCGCGTGGTCGGCAACCTGGCCAACCAGGCCGCCTCGGCGGGCTCCACCATCACCCTGGAAAGCGGACCGGCCATCACGGGCACCTGGGATGAATTCCGCATTGAGCAGGTCGTCATCAACCTGCTGACCAATGCCCTGCGCTACGGCGGGGGCAAACCGGTCAAGGTCAGGGCCGTCCAGTCCGAAGAGGGCGTGCGTATCGACGTCACCGACCAGGGAACGGGCATTTCCAGTGAAGACCAAAAACGCATCTTCGAGCAGTTCGAGCGTGCCGCCGGCAATGACGGCACCGGGGGCCTGGGGCTGGGCCTCTTCATCACCCAGCAGCTGGTCGAGGCACATGGGGGCCGCATCTGCGTGCAAAGCGCGCCTGGCCAGGGCTCGACATTCAGCGTGACGCTGCCGATGTCGCCACCGGGACAAATTGCCGCCTGA